A single Candidatus Hydrogenedentota bacterium DNA region contains:
- the tuf gene encoding elongation factor Tu (EF-Tu; promotes GTP-dependent binding of aminoacyl-tRNA to the A-site of ribosomes during protein biosynthesis; when the tRNA anticodon matches the mRNA codon, GTP hydrolysis results; the inactive EF-Tu-GDP leaves the ribosome and release of GDP is promoted by elongation factor Ts; many prokaryotes have two copies of the gene encoding EF-Tu) yields MPGDNIRITAELITPIAMNEELRFAIREGGRTVGAGVVTKVIQ; encoded by the coding sequence GATGCCCGGCGACAACATCCGGATCACGGCGGAACTGATTACCCCGATCGCGATGAACGAGGAATTGCGCTTCGCGATCCGCGAAGGCGGCCGCACCGTGGGCGCGGGCGTCGTGACCAAGGTTATTCAATAA